The segment CGGGCGACGAGGGCGCCTTCTCGTTCGCAGGGATCCCGCCCGGCGGCTACCAGGTCGACGTCGTGGCCTCAGGCTACAAGCCGCTCGCGGCGACCGAGGAGCTCGAGGACGGCGAGACGCGCGAGGTGATCTACAGGCTCGAGCGCGAGGCCGCGATGTACGAGACCGTGGTCCGGGGACGCAGGCCGCCGCGTGAGGTGACCCGCCGGGAGATCACGCGCCGGGAGATCACGCGCATCCCGGGCACCGGCGGCGACGCGCTGCGGTCGGTGCAGAACATGCCGGGCATGGCGCGGGCGTCGTTCATGGGTGGCGCCCTGATCGTGCGCGGGTCGTCCCCCGGCGACACCGACGTCTACTTCGACGAGATGCCGGTGCCGCTCCTCTACCACTTCGGCGGGCTCACCTCGGTGATCAACTCGGATCTGCTCGAGCGGATCGACTTCTACCCGGGCAACTACTCGGTGCGCTACGGCGGCGCCACCGGCGGCGTGGTCGACGTCTACCCGCGCGCGCCCAAGAACGATCGGTTCCACGCGTCGATCGACGCCGACATCTGGGACGCGAGCGCGCTCGTCGAGACGCCGATCGGCGAGGACTGGTCCGCGGCCGCGTCGTTCCGCCGCAGCTACATCGACGCGATCCTGACCGCCGTGCTGCCCGACGACGGCGGCTTCCAGTTCACGATGGCGCCGCGCTACTACGACTACCAGCTCATCGTCGACTACCACCCCTCCTTGAAGGACAACCTGCGCCTGTTCGTGTTCGGCTCGGACGACAAGATGATCTTCCTGTTCGGCGAGGACATGGTGGGCAACCCGAACTTCAGCGGTGACATGGGGATGCAGCTGTCGTTTCACCAGCTCCAGCTCAGGTACGATCACGAGTTCTCCAAGGCGATCTCCAACCACGTGAACGTCGGCGTCGGCCTCTGGCTGCAGGACATGTCCGCCGGCGGCATGTACGAGCTCCAGATGACCCAGGTGCCGATCTTCCTGCGCGACGAGGTGGCGATCGACACCGGCCCGTGGTTCGGCCTGCGCACCGGGATCGACGCCGAGGTGGGCTGGGCCAAGTGGAACGTGATCACGCCGATGCTGATCCCGACCGAGGGCGAGCAGATCGACCCGCTCACGGCGAACGAGACGGTGCTCGCGACCTCCGGCAGGCAGTGGTACTTCCGGCCCGCGTGGTACGCCGAGCTCGAGATGAAGGCGATCGAGGATCTGCGGCTCATCTACGGCCTGCGGGTCGAGTACTACGCGCTCGTCCAGCAGATCGGGATCGATCCGCGGTTCGTGGCGCGCTACGAGATCGTCGACGGCACGACGCTCAAGGGCGGCATCGGGATGTTCCACCAGCCGCCGAGCGTGGACCAGTCGGAGGCGGACTGGGGCAACCCGAATCTCGATCTCACCGAGGCCGTGCATTACAGCCTCGGCGCCGAGCAGCTCCTGTTCGAGAACGTCGAGATCGGCCTCGAGGGGTTCTTCAAGCAGCTGTCCCGGCTCGTCGTCTCGTCGGACGAGATGGTCGAGCGCGGCGGCGAGATGGTCGCGGAGCGCTACAACAACGACGGCCGCGGCAAGGTCTACGGGCTCGAGCTCATGGTCAAGCACAACGACAACGGCCGCTTCTTCGGGTGGATCGCGTACACGCTCATGAGGAGCAGCCGCGTCGATCATCCCGGCGAGGCCGCGCGGCTGTTCGACTACGACCAGACGCACATCCTCACGGTCGTCGCGAGCGCCGTGCTCGGCCGCGGCTGGGAGGCGGGCGCGCGCTTCCGGCTCGTGAGCGGCAACCCGCAGACGCCGGTGACGGGCTCGATCTACGACGCGGACTCGGACATCTACTGGCCGATCTACGGCCGGACGAACTCCGTCCGCATGCCCATGTTCCACCAGCTCGACCTGCGCGTGGACAAGAACTGGACGTTCAAGTACCTGAAGTTCGGGGTCTACGTGGACGTGCAGAACGTCTACAACCACAAGAACGTCGAGGGGATCAACTACTCCTACGACTACCGCCAGAAGGCGTACCTCGTCGGCCTGCCGCTCCTGCCGAGCCTGGGGCTGAAGCTCGAGTACTGATCACTTCCCCAGCAGCCCCAGCTTCACGAGCCTCTTCGCGAGCGCGTAGACGTCGCCCCGATCGCCGTCCCTGCGCAGCCCGACGGCGAGGACGATCACGATGACCCGGCCGCGCTCGACACGGTAGACGATCCTATAGCGCTGCCCGACGGCGCGGACGCTCCGGCACCCGGCGAGCGGGCCGACGAGCGCCTTGCCCTGGCTCTCCGGTTCCATCGCGAGCGCCTCGGCGCGCTCGAAGATCTTGCGCTGCACCCGCCTGTCCGCGATCCCGGCGAGCGCGCGCGTCGCGGTCGGCGCCCACTCGACCCCGAACCGCTTCCCGCTCACAGTCCGAGATCCTTGGCGACCTTGGCCGACGGCACGGTCCGCCCCTGGGCGACCTCGCGCAGGCTCGCCCGCAGCGCCGCCGCCATCTCGTCGTCCGCCATCACCTCGAGCGTCTCGACGATCGACTCGTACAGCTCCCAGTTCATCACCGCGAGCACCGGCTTGCCGCGGCGCGTGATCGCCACCGCCGGCGAGCGCGTCGTCATCTCATCGGTCAGCGTCGCCAGCGCCTTGCGCGCCTCGGACATCGACATCTCGTTCATGGGCCCTCCATTCTGTACAAACATTTGTAACACTCGATGTACAGTTCCGCAACTCGGGTCACGGGCCCGAAATCCGCTCGGCGAGCGCGCGGCCGGTGTGCGAGGCGGCGACCTGCGCGAGCTCGGCGGGCGGGCACGCGGCGACGATCGTCCCGCCGCCGGGACCGCCCTCGGGGCCGAGATCGATCGCCCAGTCCGCGGCGGCGATGAGCTCGAGGTTGTGCTCCACGGTGACGACGAGGTTTCCAGCGCGCGCGAGCGCCCGCATCGCGTCGACGAGGCGATCCACGTCGGCCGCGCCCAGGCCGCGCGTCGGCTCGTCGAGCAGGATCGCGGCGCGGCGATCCTGCCGCTCGCACAGGAGCGCCGCGATCTTCATCCGCTGGAGCTCGCCCGCCGAGAGGGCGCGCGCCTCCTGACCGAGCGGAAGGTAGCCGAGGCCGATGTCGCAAAGCGCGCGCAGCGGCCGGGAGATCCGCTCGTCTTTCGAGAAGGCGTCCGCGAGCTCGGCGGCCGAGGCGTCGAGCAGCTCGGCGACGGAGCGCCCCTCGAGTCGGCACGCGAGCGCCTCTGGCCCGAAGCGCGCGCCGCCGCACGCCTCGCAGCCGACGGTGACGTCCGGGAGCAGATCCATCGCGACCGTCACGACGCCGCGCCCCTCGCACGCCTCGCAGCGGCCGCCCGGCGACGCGGTGGAGAAGTGCTTCGCCTTGAACCCGCGCTCCTTCGCCTCGGGCGTAGCCGCGAGCCGCCGGCGGAGCGGCTCCGCGACGCCCGCGAGCGTCGCCACGGAGCTCTGCGCGCCCGCGAACGCGGCGTCCTGATCCAGCGTCAGCACCGCGTCGAGCGGCTCGTGGACGAGGAGCCGCGCGCAGCCGATCGGCGCCCGGGCGCGCAGCGACGCGCCGAGCACGTCGAGCACGAGCGTCGACTTGCCGCTCCCGGAGACGCCCGTGACCGCGGTGAGCGCGCCGGCGGGGAAGGTCACCTCGAGGTCGCGCAGGTTGTGCAGCCGCGCGCCGCGGAGCGTGACCCCGGGGGCATACGCGAACGCCTCGTCCGCGGGACCGGTGCGATGCCCGACCGCGCGCCGCCCGTGCGCGCCGCCCTCCACGATCCGCCCGCCCTCCTTCCCGGCGCCCGGACCGAGCTCGATCACGCAATCCGCACGCGCGACGAGCTCCGCGTCGTGCTCCACGACGACCACCGCGTTGCCCGCGTCCGCGACGCGGCGGAGCACCGCGGCGAGCCGCGCCGTGTCCCGGGGGTGCAGCCCCTGCGTGGGCTCGTCGAGGGCGTAGGCCACGCCGGTGAGGCCGCCGCCCAGCGCCGCGGCCAGCCGGACACGCTGCGTCTCGCCGCCCGAGAGCGCCGCGATCTCGCGATCCAGGGAGAGGTAGCCCAGCCCGGCGTCGCAGAGCGCCCCGAGGCGCCGCAGGACGTCCCCCCGGAGCTCCTCCATCGGGGCCTTCTCCGCGTCGAGGCGCTCGAACCAGGCGCGCGCCTCGTCGAGCGTCATCGCCGCGAGCCGCGGGAGGCGCAGTCCCCCGAGCGTCACGGCGCGGGCGGCGTCCGCGAGCCGCTCCCCGCCGCACCGCGGGCACGGCTCGTCGCGCAGCAGCTCCTCGAGCGCCTCCCCCTCGCTGTCCGGCCCGGTCTTCAGGTGCACGCGCTCGTACTCGCGATCCACGAGCGCGGCGAACCCCTCCCACGGCGCCGAGAGCCGGTGCACGCCCTCGCTGCGCCCCCGCTTGTAGCGCCACTCGACGTCGAAAACGCGCTCGCCGGCCCCGCGCATCGCGATCTCCCGCGCCCGCGGCGGGAGCTCCTCCCAGGGCTTCGAGAAGTCGAGATCCAGGGCCGCGCCGACGGTCCGCAGCGTCGCGACGAACCGCCCGTCCGGCTCGCCGAGGTACGCGCCGAAGCGGGTCCCGTCCATGGCGCCGCCGTCGAGCGGCCGCTCGGGGCGGCCCGCGAGCCGCGCGGGATCGCAGAGCTGGACGAAGCCGAGCCCCTTGCAGCCGGGGCAGGCGCCGGCCTCTGAGTTGGGCGAGAACGCGGAGGAGAGGAGCGGCGGGTGAACCGCGCCGCAGGCGCACCGATCGCGGGTGAAGGTCCCGCCGCACGCGGGGCAGCGCCTCGAGCCGGCGCGCGAGTAGAGCATGCGCAGGAGCTCGTCGAGCTCCGTGAGCGTCCCGACGCGGGAGCGCGGGTTGCGCCGGCCCGTCCGCTGGGGCACCGCGACCGCGGCCCGGAGCCCGCGCGCCTCGGCGAGCTCGGCGCCGCCGCGCCGCGGCAGGAGGCGGCGCGCCCACGGCGAGACGAGATCGTTGAAGCGCGCCTGCGCCTCCGCGAGCAGCGTGTCGAACACGAGCGAGGACTTGCCGCTCCCGGACGGACCGGTCACCACCGTCAGGCCGCGGGCCGGGATGGAGACGTCGATCGACCGGAGGTTGTTCGTCGTGACGCCCCAAAGCTCCATGGGCGGATCGTCCCCGAGGACCGCGTCGGCCGTGGGCTCCTCGGGCGCCTCCTCGGGCATCGCGCGGCGCGCGACCGCCGCGTCGACCGCCACGATCCGACCGCCGTCCGGGCCGCTCCCGGGCCCGAGCTCGATCGCGCGATCCGCGGCGCCCACGACGAGCGGATCGTTGTCCACGACGAGCAGCGTGTGCCCGGCGCGGATCAGCCGATCCCACGCCTCGAGCAAAAGCTCCACGTCCGCCGCGTGCAGCCCGGTGGACGGCTCGTCCAGGGCGACGAGGGTGTCGCCCTTCTCGGCCCGCGCGAGCTCGGCCGCGAGCTTCACGCGCTGCGCCTCACCGCCGGAGAGCTGGGTCGCGGGTTGGCCGAGCGGGAGGTAGCCGAGCCCGCAGTCGAGCAGCGCGCCGAGGATGCGGGCGAGCCGGGGCACGGCCACGAAGAGGCCCGCCGCGTCGGCGATGCTCCCCTCGAGCACGTCGGCGATGCTCCGCCCGCGCCAGGGGACCTCGAGCACGTCGGCGTGGAAGCGCCTCCCGCCGCAGGCCTCGCACGGGAGATCGACGTTGCCGAGGTGGCGCATGCCGACCTCGATCACGCCCGCGCCCTCGCACGCCTCGCAGCGCCCGCCGGCCTTGTTGAAGGTGAAGCAGCCCTTGTCGAGCCCCCGGGCC is part of the Pseudomonadota bacterium genome and harbors:
- a CDS encoding TonB-dependent receptor — translated: MSRPAHLLSLLVPLAAALAERGALAQDDAAAAAFTPPKLLEYVRADYPAEAFARGLEAAVPARLDVDENGLVTEVEILEPAGHGFDEAARDAMLQFVFSPAEQGGVPIPSRVDYRYTFFIEKAEPVPAAAAPPAATLAGVVSDMGGLPIPGASIVLTPLGGAAGGADGGAGPEEIPLASAGDEGAFSFAGIPPGGYQVDVVASGYKPLAATEELEDGETREVIYRLEREAAMYETVVRGRRPPREVTRREITRREITRIPGTGGDALRSVQNMPGMARASFMGGALIVRGSSPGDTDVYFDEMPVPLLYHFGGLTSVINSDLLERIDFYPGNYSVRYGGATGGVVDVYPRAPKNDRFHASIDADIWDASALVETPIGEDWSAAASFRRSYIDAILTAVLPDDGGFQFTMAPRYYDYQLIVDYHPSLKDNLRLFVFGSDDKMIFLFGEDMVGNPNFSGDMGMQLSFHQLQLRYDHEFSKAISNHVNVGVGLWLQDMSAGGMYELQMTQVPIFLRDEVAIDTGPWFGLRTGIDAEVGWAKWNVITPMLIPTEGEQIDPLTANETVLATSGRQWYFRPAWYAELEMKAIEDLRLIYGLRVEYYALVQQIGIDPRFVARYEIVDGTTLKGGIGMFHQPPSVDQSEADWGNPNLDLTEAVHYSLGAEQLLFENVEIGLEGFFKQLSRLVVSSDEMVERGGEMVAERYNNDGRGKVYGLELMVKHNDNGRFFGWIAYTLMRSSRVDHPGEAARLFDYDQTHILTVVASAVLGRGWEAGARFRLVSGNPQTPVTGSIYDADSDIYWPIYGRTNSVRMPMFHQLDLRVDKNWTFKYLKFGVYVDVQNVYNHKNVEGINYSYDYRQKAYLVGLPLLPSLGLKLEY
- a CDS encoding type II toxin-antitoxin system RelE/ParE family toxin — its product is MSGKRFGVEWAPTATRALAGIADRRVQRKIFERAEALAMEPESQGKALVGPLAGCRSVRAVGQRYRIVYRVERGRVIVIVLAVGLRRDGDRGDVYALAKRLVKLGLLGK
- a CDS encoding type II toxin-antitoxin system Phd/YefM family antitoxin translates to MNEMSMSEARKALATLTDEMTTRSPAVAITRRGKPVLAVMNWELYESIVETLEVMADDEMAAALRASLREVAQGRTVPSAKVAKDLGL
- a CDS encoding ATP-binding cassette domain-containing protein — its product is MEGRRDRSIVIRGAREHNLKGFDVEIPRGRLTMITGVSGSGKSSLAFDTIFREGQRRFLEMLPSFSRQFAGRFARPAVTSIDGLGPAVAVSQRASLSNPRSTVGTLTEVWDLLRVLYARRGDAPAGVLLTRGLFSFNGEGACPACRGLGVEDRLDPELIVADASKTLRGGALRVSTPNGYLMYSQVTLQVLDDVLRAHGGSVDVPWRELAEEVRQVVLHGSDRLHVPYGKHPLESRLKWTGITPRPRQEGLYRGLVPVMEEILRGKRNDSILRFVRSSPCGACGGTRLRPEARSVTFRELSIAELAAMTASELDRFLAAIPAGDAVIDPIRDEIAARCALMAELGLSYLAFDRPAPTLSLGEAQRLRLLSLASGDLRGLVVVLDEPSAGLHAEDVLRLLRVLRRLRDHGQTVVVVEHDAILARAADWLVDLGPGPGASGGGLLWSGPPASLVASGIDTPTRRWLAGGGKTALHEPRPGDGELRIEHLRRHNLQDVAFDLRRRALNVVAGVSGAGKSSLLDEAVAGIRERGSFARIVFVDAAPIGRTPRSNAATYTGAFDLIRDLFAATEEAKARGLDKGCFTFNKAGGRCEACEGAGVIEVGMRHLGNVDLPCEACGGRRFHADVLEVPWRGRSIADVLEGSIADAAGLFVAVPRLARILGALLDCGLGYLPLGQPATQLSGGEAQRVKLAAELARAEKGDTLVALDEPSTGLHAADVELLLEAWDRLIRAGHTLLVVDNDPLVVGAADRAIELGPGSGPDGGRIVAVDAAVARRAMPEEAPEEPTADAVLGDDPPMELWGVTTNNLRSIDVSIPARGLTVVTGPSGSGKSSLVFDTLLAEAQARFNDLVSPWARRLLPRRGGAELAEARGLRAAVAVPQRTGRRNPRSRVGTLTELDELLRMLYSRAGSRRCPACGGTFTRDRCACGAVHPPLLSSAFSPNSEAGACPGCKGLGFVQLCDPARLAGRPERPLDGGAMDGTRFGAYLGEPDGRFVATLRTVGAALDLDFSKPWEELPPRAREIAMRGAGERVFDVEWRYKRGRSEGVHRLSAPWEGFAALVDREYERVHLKTGPDSEGEALEELLRDEPCPRCGGERLADAARAVTLGGLRLPRLAAMTLDEARAWFERLDAEKAPMEELRGDVLRRLGALCDAGLGYLSLDREIAALSGGETQRVRLAAALGGGLTGVAYALDEPTQGLHPRDTARLAAVLRRVADAGNAVVVVEHDAELVARADCVIELGPGAGKEGGRIVEGGAHGRRAVGHRTGPADEAFAYAPGVTLRGARLHNLRDLEVTFPAGALTAVTGVSGSGKSTLVLDVLGASLRARAPIGCARLLVHEPLDAVLTLDQDAAFAGAQSSVATLAGVAEPLRRRLAATPEAKERGFKAKHFSTASPGGRCEACEGRGVVTVAMDLLPDVTVGCEACGGARFGPEALACRLEGRSVAELLDASAAELADAFSKDERISRPLRALCDIGLGYLPLGQEARALSAGELQRMKIAALLCERQDRRAAILLDEPTRGLGAADVDRLVDAMRALARAGNLVVTVEHNLELIAAADWAIDLGPEGGPGGGTIVAACPPAELAQVAASHTGRALAERISGP